From the genome of Streptomyces sp. NBC_01317, one region includes:
- a CDS encoding class I SAM-dependent methyltransferase — translation MDVSQRYRDAWEGYWRETSDAPGEAIWDSDASLSSVPHSALLLPYADVSLPVVDLGCGSGTQTRYLATLFARAIGVDLSLAAVEHARRADTAEAATYEQLNLVDAGAVEALGERLGDTNVYMRAVIHQSEPQDRAAVAGAVARLLGARGRAFVVELTSASKAVFQQAVEAGTPAKLQRVFDHGLRPAGAADEEVPGLLRAAGLKILDTGDTALPQTEHLPDGTRIDLPARWFVLARE, via the coding sequence ATGGATGTGTCGCAGCGCTACCGGGACGCGTGGGAAGGGTACTGGCGGGAGACCTCCGACGCGCCGGGGGAGGCCATCTGGGACTCGGATGCCTCCCTCAGCTCCGTACCGCACAGCGCTCTGCTGCTGCCGTACGCCGATGTGTCGCTGCCCGTGGTCGACCTCGGCTGCGGCAGCGGCACCCAGACGCGCTATCTGGCGACGCTCTTCGCCCGCGCGATCGGCGTGGACCTGTCGCTGGCGGCGGTGGAGCACGCGCGCCGCGCGGACACGGCCGAGGCCGCCACGTACGAACAGCTGAACCTGGTCGACGCGGGCGCGGTGGAGGCCCTGGGGGAGCGTCTGGGTGACACCAACGTCTACATGCGCGCCGTCATCCACCAGAGCGAGCCGCAGGACCGCGCGGCGGTCGCCGGGGCGGTCGCGCGGCTCCTCGGGGCGCGGGGGCGGGCGTTTGTCGTCGAACTGACGTCCGCCTCGAAGGCGGTGTTCCAGCAGGCGGTGGAGGCGGGCACGCCCGCGAAACTCCAGCGGGTCTTCGACCACGGCCTGCGGCCGGCCGGGGCCGCCGACGAGGAGGTCCCCGGGCTGCTGCGCGCCGCGGGCCTGAAGATCCTGGACACCGGCGACACGGCGCTCCCGCAGACGGAGCATCTGCCGGACGGCACCAGGATCGACCTGCCGGCGCGCTGGTTCGTGCTCGCCCGGGAGTGA
- a CDS encoding M55 family metallopeptidase: protein MVKILISADMEGATGVTWPADVLPGTPQWERCRALFTSDVNAAVLGFLDGGADDVLINEAHWTMRNLLLEQLDDRAQLLTGRHKSLSMVEGVQHGDVDGIAFVGYHTGAGTEGVLAHTYLANSITGVWLDGTRASEGVLNAAVVAEYGVPVVLVTGDDLTCADADGYAPGARKVAVKDHVSRYAAVCRTPARTAADIRAAAKEATALAVRYEPAPAGPFTVELEFDAAHLASAATVVPGVAATGERRVVYTSGTMYEGIRTFKAVTTIVSAAVEEQYG, encoded by the coding sequence ATGGTAAAGATCCTCATCAGCGCCGACATGGAGGGCGCGACCGGCGTGACCTGGCCGGCCGACGTCCTGCCCGGCACGCCGCAGTGGGAGCGCTGCCGCGCCCTGTTCACCTCCGACGTGAACGCCGCCGTGCTCGGTTTTCTCGACGGCGGCGCCGACGACGTACTCATCAACGAGGCGCACTGGACCATGCGCAATCTCCTCCTGGAGCAACTGGATGATCGGGCACAGCTGCTGACGGGGCGTCACAAGTCACTCTCCATGGTGGAGGGGGTCCAGCACGGCGATGTCGACGGCATCGCCTTCGTCGGCTACCACACCGGCGCCGGTACGGAAGGGGTCCTCGCGCACACCTACCTCGCCAACTCGATCACCGGCGTGTGGCTCGACGGCACACGCGCGAGCGAGGGAGTGCTGAACGCGGCCGTTGTCGCCGAGTACGGCGTCCCGGTGGTCCTGGTCACCGGCGACGACCTGACCTGCGCGGACGCGGACGGCTACGCGCCGGGGGCCCGCAAGGTCGCGGTGAAGGACCACGTCTCGCGGTACGCCGCGGTGTGCCGCACCCCGGCTCGTACCGCTGCCGACATCCGCGCGGCGGCGAAGGAGGCCACGGCGCTCGCCGTACGGTACGAACCGGCCCCCGCCGGTCCCTTCACCGTCGAGCTGGAGTTCGACGCCGCCCATCTCGCCTCGGCCGCCACCGTGGTTCCGGGGGTCGCCGCCACGGGCGAACGCCGCGTCGTGTACACCAGCGGGACGATGTACGAGGGCATTCGCACCTTCAAGGCGGTCACCACGATCGTCTCGGCCGCGGTGGAGGAGCAGTATGGCTGA
- a CDS encoding HAD family hydrolase, producing MTASRILSWTPAAIVFDCDGTLMDTERHWQDARDLVLDGYGFAPAPGFAERAKGLHYTECGTLMAVESGRPDLAGDMTSQLLTEFRSLVAEQPMTMPGARELVHDVRRFAPLAVASNCPAEVVESCLDTAGLLDCFDHIVVPDGTIRPKPHPDVYLTAAKLCGVDPADTLAVEDSHCGVQAAVGAGMRVLGAGSWPSPETVALVDLWVRALDNPEVRLWACDRIPSQAQGGVPAS from the coding sequence ATGACGGCTTCTCGCATCCTTTCCTGGACCCCCGCGGCCATTGTTTTCGACTGCGACGGCACACTGATGGACACCGAACGGCATTGGCAGGACGCCCGCGACCTCGTCCTCGACGGGTACGGCTTCGCTCCCGCCCCCGGATTCGCGGAACGGGCCAAAGGCCTGCACTACACCGAGTGCGGCACCCTCATGGCGGTCGAGTCGGGACGCCCCGACCTGGCCGGGGACATGACGTCCCAGCTGCTCACGGAGTTCCGGTCGCTCGTCGCCGAGCAGCCGATGACCATGCCCGGCGCCCGGGAACTGGTCCATGACGTACGGCGGTTCGCGCCGCTGGCCGTCGCCAGCAACTGCCCGGCCGAGGTGGTCGAGTCCTGCCTCGACACGGCGGGGCTGCTCGACTGCTTCGACCACATCGTGGTCCCGGACGGCACCATCAGGCCCAAGCCGCACCCGGACGTCTACCTCACGGCCGCCAAGCTGTGCGGCGTCGACCCGGCCGACACCCTGGCCGTCGAGGACTCGCACTGCGGCGTCCAGGCAGCGGTAGGGGCCGGCATGCGCGTCCTCGGGGCGGGCTCCTGGCCGAGCCCCGAGACGGTGGCCCTGGTGGACCTGTGGGTCCGCGCCCTGGACAACCCGGAGGTACGGCTCTGGGCCTGCGACCGCATCCCCAGCCAGGCCCAGGGAGGCGTACCGGCCAGCTAG
- a CDS encoding GNAT family N-acetyltransferase, protein MPDSPDLAEGPRTYLSPYRHEDMDEFTSLARESRELHHPWLFPPTRAEDYTPYARRLIEDPTRTGFLVRARDDHRVAGFININNIVQGAFRSGALGYGAFAHAAGRGLLSEGLGLVIRHAFGPLGLHRLEANIQPANAASLALVRRAGFRLEGFSPDFLLIDGAWRDHERWAITAEMVT, encoded by the coding sequence ATGCCCGACAGCCCTGACCTGGCCGAAGGTCCGCGCACCTACCTGAGCCCGTACCGCCATGAGGACATGGACGAGTTCACCTCGCTCGCCCGCGAGAGCCGGGAACTGCACCACCCCTGGCTCTTCCCGCCCACCCGCGCCGAGGACTACACGCCGTACGCGCGCCGCCTCATCGAGGACCCCACCCGCACCGGATTCCTCGTCCGCGCGCGGGACGACCACCGCGTCGCCGGCTTCATCAACATCAACAACATCGTCCAGGGCGCCTTCCGGAGCGGAGCCCTCGGCTACGGGGCCTTCGCCCACGCGGCCGGGCGCGGCCTGCTCTCGGAAGGGCTGGGCCTGGTGATCCGCCACGCCTTCGGCCCGCTGGGCCTGCACCGCCTGGAGGCCAACATCCAGCCCGCGAACGCCGCCTCCCTCGCGCTCGTGCGCCGGGCGGGCTTCCGCCTGGAGGGGTTCTCCCCGGACTTCCTCCTCATCGACGGCGCGTGGCGTGACCACGAACGCTGGGCGATCACCGCCGAGATGGTGACGTGA
- the dhaL gene encoding dihydroxyacetone kinase subunit DhaL — protein sequence MHVDGTFTDGWMRRFAASVSATEAELTALDQAAGDGDFGTNLMAGLDATLRFLGDAPTGPADPAGPLRAAATAFLDEVGGTSGPLFGLLFHELAVAATDAGPELTVSALAAGAGGGLSAIRRVGEAAPGDKTLVDALAPACDALRSCDRKGDPRKALSRAAAASWEGVRDTAGLRARRGRASYVGEHASGVPDPGAVGIALLFSSSGESVTTLAPYLEEPTPAAR from the coding sequence ATGCACGTGGACGGAACGTTCACCGACGGCTGGATGCGGCGCTTCGCGGCATCCGTCTCCGCCACCGAGGCCGAACTGACCGCGCTCGACCAGGCGGCCGGGGACGGCGACTTCGGCACCAACCTCATGGCGGGACTGGACGCCACACTCCGCTTCCTCGGCGACGCGCCCACCGGTCCCGCGGACCCGGCGGGCCCCCTGCGCGCCGCCGCCACGGCCTTCCTCGACGAGGTGGGAGGGACGAGCGGACCGCTGTTCGGGCTGCTCTTCCACGAACTGGCGGTGGCCGCCACGGACGCGGGGCCCGAGCTGACCGTGAGCGCGCTGGCCGCCGGCGCGGGCGGTGGCCTGTCGGCGATCCGGCGGGTCGGGGAGGCCGCTCCCGGCGACAAGACACTGGTCGACGCGCTGGCACCCGCCTGCGACGCCCTGCGGTCGTGCGACCGGAAGGGGGACCCGAGGAAGGCGCTGTCGCGTGCGGCCGCCGCCTCCTGGGAGGGCGTACGGGACACGGCCGGCCTACGGGCCCGACGGGGCCGGGCCAGCTACGTGGGGGAACATGCCTCAGGGGTGCCGGACCCGGGCGCGGTGGGCATCGCGCTGCTGTTCTCGTCGTCCGGCGAGAGCGTCACGACCCTGGCACCGTATCTGGAGGAACCCACTCCGGCGGCCCGGTAG
- a CDS encoding prolyl oligopeptidase family serine peptidase, translating into MVPMGAYGTWPSPIDATLAASHDGRPEYVGAVGDELWWTAPRPAEDGRRALVRRHPDGREESVLPPPWNVRSRVIEYGGVPWAGTERPDGGPLIVFVHFPDQRLYAYEPDGGGEPRPLTPVSATGGGLRWADPRIERERGEVWCVLEEFTGERPTDVRRVIAAVPLDGSAAGDRTAVRELSDDRHRFVTGPRLSPDGAHVAWIAWDHPRMPWDGTVVQLGAVAPADTGPTGPFTGVRTVAGGVGESVAQVDWSPDGALLLVSDIGNWWEIQRLGLDAALSGPVPSPGGGPAPLPPATPLSPGRREEFGGPLWKIGLRWFHPLANGMIAVIHGKGANALGILDPETGDVVDTAGPWTEWAADLTVRGDRVIGVAAGPRSGYEIVELDTVTGRARVIGEAHRDPVDPAYYPEPQIRTFTGPGRRDVHAHVYPPYSPDTAAPDGELPPYVVWAHGGPTGRAPLVLDLEIAYFTSRGIGVVEVNYGGSTGYGREYRDRLREQWGVVDVEDCAAVARALAAEGTADGARLAVRGGSAGGWTAAASLAATGVYGCGTISYPILDLEGWATDGTHDFESQYLESLIGPIVEVPDRYRDRSPINQVDRITSPFLLLQGLDDVICPPEQCERFLARTAGRGIPHAYLTFEGEGHGFRKAATMIRALEAELSLYAQTFRFARTDVPKLELSR; encoded by the coding sequence ATGGTGCCCATGGGGGCCTACGGAACGTGGCCGTCGCCGATCGACGCCACCCTCGCCGCGTCGCACGACGGCCGGCCCGAGTACGTGGGGGCGGTCGGCGACGAGCTGTGGTGGACCGCGCCACGGCCCGCCGAGGACGGCCGCCGCGCCCTCGTGCGCCGGCATCCCGACGGCCGTGAGGAGTCCGTGCTGCCCCCGCCGTGGAACGTCCGCAGCCGGGTCATCGAGTACGGCGGGGTGCCCTGGGCCGGCACCGAGCGCCCCGACGGCGGACCGCTGATCGTCTTCGTCCACTTCCCCGACCAGCGCTTGTACGCGTACGAGCCGGACGGCGGCGGCGAACCCCGCCCCCTCACTCCGGTGTCCGCCACCGGCGGCGGCCTGCGGTGGGCCGACCCGCGCATCGAGCGGGAGCGCGGCGAAGTCTGGTGTGTCCTGGAGGAGTTCACCGGCGAACGGCCCACCGACGTACGGCGGGTGATCGCCGCCGTCCCGCTCGACGGCTCCGCCGCCGGGGACCGTACCGCCGTACGGGAACTGTCCGACGACAGGCACCGCTTCGTCACCGGGCCCCGGCTCTCGCCCGACGGCGCCCACGTCGCCTGGATCGCCTGGGACCATCCCCGGATGCCCTGGGACGGCACGGTCGTCCAACTCGGCGCGGTGGCACCGGCCGACACCGGGCCGACCGGCCCCTTCACCGGCGTCAGGACCGTCGCCGGAGGCGTCGGCGAGTCGGTGGCCCAGGTCGACTGGTCCCCGGACGGCGCGCTGCTCCTCGTCTCGGACATCGGCAACTGGTGGGAGATCCAGCGCCTCGGCCTCGACGCGGCGCTGTCCGGCCCCGTCCCGTCGCCGGGCGGCGGCCCCGCCCCCCTGCCCCCGGCCACCCCGCTGAGCCCCGGCCGCCGCGAGGAGTTCGGCGGACCGCTCTGGAAGATCGGCCTGCGGTGGTTCCACCCGCTGGCGAACGGCATGATCGCCGTCATCCACGGCAAGGGCGCCAACGCGCTGGGGATACTGGACCCGGAGACCGGCGACGTCGTGGACACCGCCGGGCCGTGGACCGAATGGGCCGCCGACCTCACCGTCCGGGGCGACCGGGTGATCGGCGTCGCGGCGGGACCCCGGTCCGGGTACGAGATCGTGGAACTGGACACCGTCACCGGCCGCGCCCGGGTCATCGGCGAGGCCCACCGGGACCCGGTCGACCCCGCCTACTACCCCGAGCCGCAGATCCGCACCTTCACCGGACCCGGCCGGCGCGACGTCCACGCCCACGTCTACCCGCCGTACAGCCCCGACACCGCCGCGCCCGACGGCGAGCTGCCGCCCTACGTGGTGTGGGCGCACGGCGGGCCCACGGGCCGTGCCCCGCTCGTCCTCGACCTGGAGATCGCCTACTTCACCTCGCGGGGCATCGGCGTCGTGGAGGTCAACTACGGCGGCTCCACCGGCTACGGCAGGGAGTACCGCGACCGGCTGCGCGAGCAGTGGGGCGTGGTCGACGTCGAGGACTGCGCGGCCGTCGCCCGGGCGCTGGCCGCCGAGGGCACCGCCGACGGAGCACGGCTGGCGGTACGGGGCGGCAGCGCCGGCGGCTGGACCGCGGCGGCCTCCCTCGCCGCCACCGGCGTCTACGGTTGCGGCACCATCAGCTACCCCATCCTCGACCTGGAGGGCTGGGCCACCGACGGGACACACGACTTCGAGTCCCAGTACCTGGAATCGCTGATCGGTCCGATCGTGGAGGTCCCCGACCGCTACCGCGACCGGTCGCCCATCAACCAAGTCGACCGGATCACCTCGCCGTTCCTCCTGCTCCAGGGGCTCGACGACGTCATCTGCCCGCCCGAGCAGTGCGAGAGGTTCCTCGCCAGGACCGCCGGGCGTGGCATCCCGCACGCGTACCTCACCTTCGAGGGCGAAGGCCACGGATTCCGGAAGGCGGCCACGATGATCCGTGCGCTGGAGGCCGAACTGTCCCTGTACGCACAGACGTTCCGGTTCGCCAGGACCGACGTCCCGAAGCTGGAGCTCTCCCGGTGA
- a CDS encoding ScbA/BarX family gamma-butyrolactone biosynthesis protein translates to MMDLFDELGGDSRPLSWSRTVARETVHRASVAEVLLTDVRQAGDGRFEAAACWPRSHPTFPRGGTDLHSPLMVVETLRQLGIYLPLRHYGVAPDARLLITDLFFRLDPSAEPRAAFGATEVTCLATVSEVRRGPGGGVTGLRLEVAFLAGGRAFALAGGGALFLDEERYGAVRAGRAGTVAPGATPTGRPYPDAVTVGVHTPHDVLVTHGTRPLRAGGPAPDDVLLVEPADPRHPFFFDHASDHVPGMVLLEAARQAAARQSGGTLLRPTAGRLKAARFTEFDPPARILCVPHHSTCVFRVLQGGEQKAFGTLHYR, encoded by the coding sequence ATGATGGATTTGTTCGATGAACTCGGCGGTGACTCCCGACCGCTGAGCTGGTCGCGCACGGTCGCCCGCGAGACGGTCCACCGGGCCTCGGTCGCGGAGGTGCTCCTGACCGACGTACGGCAGGCGGGGGACGGCCGCTTCGAGGCCGCCGCGTGCTGGCCGCGGTCGCATCCCACCTTCCCGCGCGGCGGCACGGACCTCCACAGCCCCCTGATGGTCGTGGAGACCCTGCGCCAGCTGGGCATCTACCTGCCCCTGCGCCACTACGGCGTCGCGCCGGACGCCCGGCTGCTGATCACCGATCTCTTCTTCCGCCTCGACCCGTCGGCCGAGCCCCGGGCGGCCTTCGGCGCCACCGAGGTCACCTGCCTGGCCACCGTCAGCGAGGTGCGGCGCGGTCCTGGCGGCGGCGTGACGGGGCTGCGCCTGGAGGTGGCGTTCCTGGCCGGCGGGCGAGCGTTCGCGCTGGCCGGCGGGGGTGCGCTCTTCCTGGACGAGGAGCGGTACGGCGCGGTACGCGCGGGGCGGGCCGGAACCGTCGCCCCCGGGGCGACGCCGACGGGCCGGCCGTACCCGGACGCCGTGACGGTGGGGGTGCACACCCCGCACGACGTCCTGGTCACCCACGGCACGCGGCCCCTGCGGGCCGGCGGTCCCGCTCCGGACGACGTACTGCTCGTGGAGCCCGCCGACCCGCGCCACCCGTTCTTCTTCGACCACGCGTCGGACCACGTGCCCGGCATGGTCCTGCTGGAGGCGGCACGGCAGGCGGCCGCCCGGCAGAGTGGCGGAACGTTGCTTCGCCCTACCGCCGGACGGCTGAAAGCCGCGCGGTTCACCGAATTCGATCCGCCCGCGCGCATTCTCTGCGTGCCACACCACTCGACCTGCGTCTTCCGCGTCCTGCAAGGGGGCGAACAGAAAGCATTCGGCACCCTGCACTACCGGTGA
- a CDS encoding M20/M25/M40 family metallo-hydrolase: MTPSDTTPSDTIDALDAVALDEVVTFTSDLIRIDTTNRGSGDCRERPAAEYVAERLAGAGLEPTLIERTPGRTNVVARIEGTDPSAEALLVHGHLDVVPAEPADWTLHPFSGEVRDGVVWGRGAVDMKNMDAMVLSVVRAWARSGVRPRRDIVIAYTADEEASAVDGSGFLADHHPELFEGCTEGISESGAFTLHAGPGMALYPIAAGERGTGWLKLTAHGKAGHGSKVNRANAVSRLAAAIARIGDHEWPVRLTPTVRAALRELAVLHGVETDVDAPGFDPDDLLGKLGPAAALVEPTIRNSANPTVLEAGYKVNVIPGQATALVDGRMVPGGEEEFSATLDLLTGPDVEWEFHHREIALQAPVDSPAFAKMRAAVERFDPAGHVVPYCMSGGTDAKQFSRLGITGYGFSPLKLPPGFDYQALFHGVDERVPVSALHFGVRVLDHYLRSA, translated from the coding sequence ATGACGCCCAGCGACACGACGCCCAGCGACACGATCGACGCACTCGACGCGGTGGCGCTGGACGAGGTGGTCACCTTCACCTCCGACCTGATCCGCATCGACACCACCAACCGAGGGAGCGGCGACTGCCGGGAGCGCCCGGCGGCCGAGTACGTCGCCGAACGGCTCGCCGGCGCGGGGCTCGAACCCACCCTGATCGAGCGGACCCCGGGCCGTACCAACGTGGTCGCCAGGATCGAGGGCACGGACCCCTCCGCCGAGGCGCTCCTCGTCCACGGCCACCTGGACGTGGTGCCCGCCGAACCCGCCGACTGGACCCTCCACCCCTTCTCCGGGGAGGTCAGGGACGGGGTGGTGTGGGGCCGGGGCGCGGTCGACATGAAGAACATGGACGCGATGGTGCTCTCCGTCGTCCGCGCCTGGGCCAGGTCGGGCGTCCGGCCGCGCCGCGACATCGTGATCGCCTACACCGCCGACGAGGAGGCCAGCGCCGTCGACGGCTCGGGCTTCCTCGCCGACCATCACCCGGAGCTGTTCGAGGGCTGTACGGAGGGCATCAGCGAATCGGGCGCCTTCACCCTCCACGCGGGCCCCGGCATGGCGCTCTACCCGATCGCGGCCGGCGAACGCGGCACGGGGTGGCTCAAGCTCACCGCGCACGGCAAGGCGGGACACGGCTCCAAGGTCAACCGCGCCAACGCGGTCAGCAGGCTCGCCGCCGCCATCGCCAGGATCGGCGACCACGAGTGGCCGGTCCGGCTCACCCCGACCGTCCGGGCCGCCCTGCGTGAACTGGCCGTCCTCCATGGGGTGGAGACCGATGTGGACGCCCCGGGCTTCGACCCGGACGACCTCCTGGGCAAGCTGGGGCCGGCCGCCGCGCTGGTCGAGCCGACGATCCGCAACAGCGCCAACCCGACGGTCCTGGAGGCCGGTTACAAGGTCAATGTGATTCCCGGGCAGGCCACCGCGCTGGTCGACGGGCGGATGGTGCCCGGCGGCGAGGAGGAGTTCAGCGCCACCCTGGACCTGCTCACCGGGCCCGACGTCGAGTGGGAGTTCCACCACCGGGAGATCGCCCTCCAAGCCCCCGTGGACTCACCGGCGTTCGCCAAGATGCGGGCGGCCGTCGAGCGGTTCGACCCGGCGGGGCACGTCGTGCCGTACTGCATGTCGGGTGGTACGGACGCCAAGCAGTTCTCCCGCCTCGGGATCACCGGCTACGGCTTCTCGCCCCTCAAGCTGCCACCCGGCTTCGACTACCAGGCGCTCTTCCACGGCGTCGACGAACGGGTCCCCGTCTCGGCGCTCCACTTCGGTGTCCGTGTCCTCGACCACTACCTCCGGTCCGCGTAG
- a CDS encoding dihydroxyacetone kinase subunit DhaK encodes MALYFGNSSDSLVIDALAGFARAHADLVAHDVEHGFIRALHTSPARRVGLVSGGGSGHEPLHTGFVGLGMLDAACPGRIFASPHNRQVFMASRAVAREDGVLHLVKNYTGDRINFGIAAERLVHEGIACTRVLIDDDLASESEEIAAGRRGTGATVLVEKVLGAAADTGLGLRDLADLGTDLVSRCRSLAVASASHTAPTTGLPAFELPIDRMEYGVGIHGERADHTVPRQPVRELVGNMASALEKSLGLGKGASVILLVNGLGSLTRLELYAVLADAARVLDARGITTERVLVGDFVTALDMRGFSLSVMVADAETVKLFDAPARTAAWPR; translated from the coding sequence ATGGCCTTGTACTTCGGGAACAGTTCGGACTCTTTGGTCATCGACGCGCTGGCCGGCTTCGCCCGGGCCCACGCCGATCTGGTGGCGCACGACGTCGAGCACGGTTTCATACGGGCCCTGCACACGTCCCCCGCCAGACGGGTGGGCCTGGTGTCGGGCGGCGGTTCCGGCCACGAACCCCTGCACACGGGATTTGTCGGTCTGGGCATGCTGGACGCGGCCTGTCCGGGCCGGATCTTCGCCTCACCGCACAACCGGCAGGTCTTCATGGCGTCCCGGGCGGTGGCCCGCGAGGACGGCGTACTCCATCTGGTGAAGAACTACACCGGCGACCGCATCAACTTCGGCATCGCGGCCGAGCGCCTCGTCCACGAGGGCATCGCCTGCACCCGGGTGCTGATCGACGACGACCTCGCCTCGGAGTCCGAGGAGATCGCGGCGGGCAGGCGCGGCACGGGCGCGACCGTGCTGGTCGAGAAGGTGCTCGGGGCCGCCGCCGACACCGGTCTGGGACTGCGTGACCTGGCGGACCTCGGGACCGACCTGGTGTCCCGCTGCCGGAGCCTCGCCGTCGCCTCCGCGTCGCACACCGCGCCCACCACGGGGCTGCCCGCCTTCGAGCTGCCGATCGACCGAATGGAGTACGGCGTCGGGATCCACGGCGAGCGCGCGGACCACACCGTCCCCCGGCAGCCGGTCCGGGAGCTGGTCGGGAACATGGCGAGCGCGCTGGAGAAGTCCCTGGGGCTCGGCAAGGGCGCGTCCGTGATCCTCCTGGTCAACGGTCTCGGTTCCCTCACCCGATTGGAGCTGTACGCGGTGCTGGCCGACGCGGCCCGGGTCCTCGACGCGCGCGGCATCACCACCGAGCGGGTGCTGGTGGGCGATTTTGTCACCGCGCTGGACATGCGGGGCTTCTCCCTGTCCGTGATGGTGGCGGACGCCGAGACGGTCAAGCTCTTCGACGCCCCCGCCCGTACCGCTGCCTGGCCCCGCTGA
- a CDS encoding ScbR family autoregulator-binding transcription factor, whose protein sequence is MQARAKNTRRFLLEAAARLFDERGYAGTSISDISAESGRTSGAIYFHYVSKEKLALAIVEAHFATWPELVGEYLTAERPALDRLVGLSFDVAKAFRDDVVVRAGARLWAERTAIDAPLPAPFVGWLATVTTLLEQARAGGELNPHLDPGVAAHGVVYAFFGLHTVSDALDGREYIEDRLRDLWLLLLSGLQARPDAAGLLERVRPCVPAVTCDRTGAW, encoded by the coding sequence GTGCAGGCTAGGGCGAAAAACACGCGTAGGTTTCTTCTGGAAGCGGCAGCACGCCTGTTCGATGAGCGGGGATACGCCGGGACCAGTATCAGCGACATCAGCGCGGAGTCCGGCCGTACCAGCGGAGCCATCTACTTCCATTACGTCAGCAAGGAAAAACTCGCCCTCGCGATCGTCGAGGCGCATTTCGCGACCTGGCCCGAGCTGGTCGGGGAATACCTCACCGCGGAGCGCCCCGCGCTCGACCGGCTCGTCGGACTGAGCTTCGACGTGGCGAAGGCGTTCCGCGACGACGTCGTCGTCCGGGCCGGCGCCCGCCTCTGGGCCGAGCGCACCGCGATCGACGCCCCGCTGCCCGCCCCGTTCGTCGGCTGGCTCGCCACGGTCACCACGCTCCTCGAACAGGCCCGCGCCGGGGGGGAGCTCAACCCGCACCTGGACCCCGGCGTGGCCGCGCACGGGGTCGTGTACGCGTTCTTCGGTCTCCACACCGTCTCGGACGCGCTCGACGGCCGGGAGTACATCGAGGACAGGCTCCGGGACCTGTGGCTGCTGCTGCTGTCCGGGCTCCAGGCGCGCCCCGACGCGGCCGGACTGCTGGAGCGGGTGCGCCCGTGCGTACCGGCGGTCACCTGCGATAGGACTGGCGCATGGTAA
- a CDS encoding S66 peptidase family protein has translation MTVTPLTRPARLRPGAKVAVVAPSGPLPAERLDAGLDLLRGWDLDPVVAPHVLDRHDEFRYLAGTDADRARDFQEAWCDPSVSAVLCARGGYGVQRMVDLLDWTALRAAGPKVFVGYSDITALHEAFAVRMGLATLHGPMVAAMTFLKDTDTQESLRATLFEPESVMTLGGGPTAGALVPGRARGVTLGGCVSLLAAGLGTPYARPTTAGGLLLIEDTGEEPYRLDRILTQLLRSGVLDGVAGIGLGSWAECGPYDEVRTVLRDRLGGLGVPVAEEMGFGHGPTNLTMPLGVPGTLDAGRGTLTLDVPALV, from the coding sequence GTGACCGTCACCCCTCTGACCCGGCCCGCGCGACTGCGCCCCGGAGCGAAGGTCGCCGTCGTGGCGCCCAGCGGGCCCTTGCCCGCCGAACGGCTGGACGCGGGCCTGGACTTGTTGCGCGGCTGGGACCTCGACCCGGTCGTCGCGCCCCATGTCCTCGACCGGCACGACGAGTTCAGGTATCTCGCGGGCACGGACGCGGACCGGGCCCGCGATTTCCAGGAGGCGTGGTGCGACCCGAGCGTGTCCGCCGTGCTCTGCGCGCGCGGCGGCTACGGAGTCCAGCGCATGGTGGACCTGCTCGACTGGACCGCCCTGCGGGCCGCAGGGCCCAAGGTCTTCGTCGGGTACAGCGACATCACGGCGCTGCACGAGGCCTTCGCCGTACGGATGGGCCTGGCCACGCTCCACGGCCCGATGGTCGCCGCCATGACCTTCCTCAAGGACACCGACACCCAGGAGTCGCTGCGGGCCACGCTCTTCGAGCCCGAGTCGGTGATGACCCTCGGCGGCGGCCCGACGGCCGGCGCGCTGGTCCCCGGCCGGGCCAGGGGGGTCACCCTCGGCGGCTGCGTCAGCCTGCTCGCCGCCGGCCTCGGGACCCCGTACGCACGGCCCACCACGGCCGGCGGGCTGCTGCTGATCGAGGACACCGGCGAGGAGCCGTACCGCCTGGACCGCATCCTGACCCAGCTGCTGCGCTCCGGCGTGCTGGACGGGGTGGCCGGGATCGGCCTCGGGTCCTGGGCGGAGTGCGGCCCGTACGACGAGGTGCGGACGGTGCTGCGGGACCGGCTGGGCGGGCTCGGCGTACCGGTCGCGGAGGAGATGGGCTTCGGGCACGGCCCGACGAACCTCACGATGCCGCTGGGGGTGCCGGGGACGCTCGACGCGGGGCGCGGGACGCTGACCCTGGACGTACCGGCGCTGGTCTGA